A genomic window from Canis aureus isolate CA01 chromosome 2, VMU_Caureus_v.1.0, whole genome shotgun sequence includes:
- the ZCCHC9 gene encoding zinc finger CCHC domain-containing protein 9 isoform X2, which translates to MTRWARVTTTRTKRPLAATSWEDMKKGSCEGESQNLPKSKQLEANRLSVKNDAPKAKHKKNKKKKEYLNEDVNGFMEYLRQNPQMIHNGEMIATDSQEVREEIAIALKKDSRREGRRLKRQAAKKNAMVCFHCRKPGHGIADCPAALENQDMGTGICYRCGSTEHEITKCKAKVDPALGEFPFAKCFVCGEMGHLSRSCPDNPKGLYADGGCCRLCGSVEHFKKDCPESQNSDTSLPFPVLLRLQQ; encoded by the exons ATGACCAGGTGGGCACGAGTTACCACCACGCGTACCAAGAGACCTTTGGCTGCAACATCATGGGAAGACATGAAGAAGGGGTCCTGTGAGGGAGAAAGCCAAAACCTACCAAAGAGTAAACAACTTGAAGCCAATAGgctttctgtgaaaaatgatgctcccaaagcaaaacacaaaaagaacaaaaagaaaaaggagtattTAAATGAAGATGTAAATGGATTCATGGAATACCTAAGACAGAATCCACAGATGATTCACAATGGAGAGATGATAGCAACAGACAGTCAGGAGGTAAGGGAAGAAATTGCAATTGCCTTAAAGAAAGACAGTCGACGGGAAGGAAGAAGACTGAAAAGACAAGCAGCAAAGAAAAATGCAATG GTATGTTTCCATTGTAGAAAACCTGGCCATGGGATTGCAGATTGCCCAGCTGCCCTTGAGAATCAAGATATGGGCACTGGAATATGTTATCGCTGTGGGTCCACAGAGCACGAAATAACCAAATGCAAAGCCAAAGTAGACCCAGCTCTTG GTGAATTTCCTTTtgcaaaatgttttgtttgtggGGAAATGGGACATCTGTCCAGATCTTGTCCTGATAATCCCAAAGGACTCTATGCTGATG GTGGTTGCTGTAGACTTTGTGGCTCCGTGGAACACTTTAAGAAAGATTGCCCTGAGAGTCAAAATTCAG ACACAAGTTTGCCCTTTCCAGTGCTGCTTAGACTCCAGCAATGA
- the ZCCHC9 gene encoding zinc finger CCHC domain-containing protein 9 isoform X1 codes for MTRWARVTTTRTKRPLAATSWEDMKKGSCEGESQNLPKSKQLEANRLSVKNDAPKAKHKKNKKKKEYLNEDVNGFMEYLRQNPQMIHNGEMIATDSQEVREEIAIALKKDSRREGRRLKRQAAKKNAMVCFHCRKPGHGIADCPAALENQDMGTGICYRCGSTEHEITKCKAKVDPALGEFPFAKCFVCGEMGHLSRSCPDNPKGLYADGGCCRLCGSVEHFKKDCPESQNSDRMVTVGRWAKGMSADYEEILDVPKPQKPKTKIPKVVNF; via the exons ATGACCAGGTGGGCACGAGTTACCACCACGCGTACCAAGAGACCTTTGGCTGCAACATCATGGGAAGACATGAAGAAGGGGTCCTGTGAGGGAGAAAGCCAAAACCTACCAAAGAGTAAACAACTTGAAGCCAATAGgctttctgtgaaaaatgatgctcccaaagcaaaacacaaaaagaacaaaaagaaaaaggagtattTAAATGAAGATGTAAATGGATTCATGGAATACCTAAGACAGAATCCACAGATGATTCACAATGGAGAGATGATAGCAACAGACAGTCAGGAGGTAAGGGAAGAAATTGCAATTGCCTTAAAGAAAGACAGTCGACGGGAAGGAAGAAGACTGAAAAGACAAGCAGCAAAGAAAAATGCAATG GTATGTTTCCATTGTAGAAAACCTGGCCATGGGATTGCAGATTGCCCAGCTGCCCTTGAGAATCAAGATATGGGCACTGGAATATGTTATCGCTGTGGGTCCACAGAGCACGAAATAACCAAATGCAAAGCCAAAGTAGACCCAGCTCTTG GTGAATTTCCTTTtgcaaaatgttttgtttgtggGGAAATGGGACATCTGTCCAGATCTTGTCCTGATAATCCCAAAGGACTCTATGCTGATG GTGGTTGCTGTAGACTTTGTGGCTCCGTGGAACACTTTAAGAAAGATTGCCCTGAGAGTCAAAATTCAG ATCGAATGGTCACAGTTGGTCGCTGGGCAAAGGGAATGAGTGCGGACTATGAAGAAATTTTGGATGTGCCTAAACCACAGAAACCCAAAACAAAGATACCTAAAGTTGTTAATTTTTGA
- the ZCCHC9 gene encoding zinc finger CCHC domain-containing protein 9 isoform X3, protein MTRWARVTTTRTKRPLAATSWEDMKKGSCEGESQNLPKSKQLEANRLSVKNDAPKAKHKKNKKKKEYLNEDVNGFMEYLRQNPQMIHNGEMIATDSQEVREEIAIALKKDSRREGRRLKRQAAKKNAMVCFHCRKPGHGIADCPAALENQDMGTGICYRCGSTEHEITKCKAKVDPALGEFPFAKCFVCGEMGHLSRSCPDNPKGLYADGELWSSGSYYSFEKN, encoded by the exons ATGACCAGGTGGGCACGAGTTACCACCACGCGTACCAAGAGACCTTTGGCTGCAACATCATGGGAAGACATGAAGAAGGGGTCCTGTGAGGGAGAAAGCCAAAACCTACCAAAGAGTAAACAACTTGAAGCCAATAGgctttctgtgaaaaatgatgctcccaaagcaaaacacaaaaagaacaaaaagaaaaaggagtattTAAATGAAGATGTAAATGGATTCATGGAATACCTAAGACAGAATCCACAGATGATTCACAATGGAGAGATGATAGCAACAGACAGTCAGGAGGTAAGGGAAGAAATTGCAATTGCCTTAAAGAAAGACAGTCGACGGGAAGGAAGAAGACTGAAAAGACAAGCAGCAAAGAAAAATGCAATG GTATGTTTCCATTGTAGAAAACCTGGCCATGGGATTGCAGATTGCCCAGCTGCCCTTGAGAATCAAGATATGGGCACTGGAATATGTTATCGCTGTGGGTCCACAGAGCACGAAATAACCAAATGCAAAGCCAAAGTAGACCCAGCTCTTG GTGAATTTCCTTTtgcaaaatgttttgtttgtggGGAAATGGGACATCTGTCCAGATCTTGTCCTGATAATCCCAAAGGACTCTATGCTGATG GTGAGCTGTGGAGCAGTGGCTCCTACTACTCATTTGAGAAGAACTAG
- the LOC144291646 gene encoding uncharacterized protein LOC144291646, with the protein MAGRGQRPAWRLGARPPPPSSAAPRSPPRPPPPSSAAPSPPPRSPPRGVPSTQRLDLSRHLWNPPAHGPEEQLGRRAPWWLPPSDRHGGGRSRAAASSRRRGSPASRGRVGGAPAAGPGELSCPAPLPSAGRASPHCGRIWRSGPPRAWQSVPGPPRPPTAPPGPGESAGRRYRPGARVARRRAAAYRVRILQGSRARGPERPPTPGGRAGTRGRKHAVPERASLPAGQAGVGGGTEQEHLAVPSNWIWLSSTM; encoded by the exons ATGGCTG GCCGCGGACAGCGCCCGGCCTGGCGGCTCggagcccgccccccgcccccctcctcggCGGCTCCGAGGTcgccaccccgccccccgcccccctcctccgcGGCTCCGAGCCCGCCCCCCCGCTCCCCTCCTCGGGGCGTCCCGAGTACCCAGCGGCTGGACCTCAGCCGTCACCTCTGGAACCCGCCGGCACACGGGCCCGAGGAGCAGCTGGGACGCCGCGCACCCTGGTGGCTGCCGCCCAGCGACCGTCACGGCGGGGGTCGGAGCCGCGCAGCGGCTTCGTCACGGCGAAGGGGGAGCCCTGCGTCGCGAGGCCGGGTCGGCGGAGCCCccgcggcggggcccggggagctGAGCTGCCCCGCGCCGCTGCCCTCGGCCGGCCGCGCCTCCCCGCACTGCGGCCGCATCTGGCGTTCGGGGCCGCCGCGGGCCTGGCAGTCGGTCCCTGGGCCCCCCCGCCCTCCGACCGCCCCGCCAGGTCCCGGGGAGAGCGCGGGACGGCGCTACCGGCCCGGGGCCCGAGTCGCTCGGCGGCGCGCAGCTGCTTACCGCGTACGAATCCTCCAGGGCAGCCGAGCTAGAGGGCCAGAGCGCCCCCCCACGCCCGGCGGCCGAGCCGGGACTCGGGGCCGGAAGCACGCCGTCCCCGAGCGCGCGTCACTTCCGGCGGGCCAAGCCGGCGTCGGAGGCGG